A genomic segment from Syntrophotalea acetylenivorans encodes:
- a CDS encoding FKBP-type peptidyl-prolyl cis-trans isomerase, producing the protein MKNTLLALACLGLLAPTACAQEQPPVQSEQQKVSYSLGYNIGRDFSQKQLDIDPDALMRGMKDALSGSTTALSEDEMRQAMMDLQKKMIAQQQQQVKQMAETNEQAGKAFLAENRQKEGVKTTMSGLQYKIISKGTGKKPGRDDKVTVNYRGRLLDGTEFDSSYKRNKPATFPVGGVIPGWTEGLQLMKEGAKWQLFIPAKLAYGEKGAGPMIGPNATLIFDVELISVN; encoded by the coding sequence ATGAAAAACACACTGCTGGCACTGGCCTGTCTGGGGCTGCTCGCCCCTACCGCCTGTGCCCAGGAACAACCACCGGTTCAAAGCGAGCAACAAAAAGTCAGTTACAGCCTGGGCTATAACATCGGCCGGGATTTTAGCCAGAAGCAACTCGACATCGACCCAGACGCACTGATGCGCGGCATGAAGGATGCGTTATCCGGCTCCACCACCGCCCTCAGCGAAGACGAGATGCGGCAGGCCATGATGGATCTGCAAAAAAAGATGATAGCCCAGCAGCAGCAACAGGTAAAACAGATGGCGGAAACCAATGAACAGGCAGGCAAAGCCTTTCTGGCGGAAAATCGCCAAAAAGAGGGTGTCAAGACCACTATGAGCGGCCTGCAGTACAAGATCATCAGCAAGGGCACCGGAAAAAAACCGGGGCGCGACGATAAAGTGACGGTCAACTACCGTGGCCGCCTGCTGGATGGCACCGAGTTCGACAGTTCCTACAAGCGCAACAAACCGGCAACCTTTCCGGTGGGAGGCGTGATCCCCGGCTGGACGGAGGGACTGCAGCTGATGAAAGAAGGGGCCAAGTGGCAGCTGTTTATCCCCGCCAAGCTGGCCTATGGTGAAAAAGGCGCCGGGCCGATGATCGGCCCCAACGCCACATTGATTTTCGATGTGGAGCTGATTTCGGTCAACTAG
- a CDS encoding DUF5714 domain-containing protein — MTFDPQAWKRFEHDGTPIYVRADRPSWFVPNRAGDELLQQLKEGVCDNADPLAMRFLQRLPEDSGQPYPGRAVLLGRPQLRELWFHLTNNCNLSCRHCMFASAPGDGAQLSADLVQELATQALDEGCRVFALTGGEPLMHPDFRSIVRSLLQPDNTHVALLTNGLLLRRFLDDENWDFNRLHLQISLDGLQVAHDRLRGPDAFARLKEELLWLKERKIPFTLSMCVTTDNLADMSGVIDFAAEVGAGNVHFMWYFIRGRGAAEGFARPEEIFQQLVKVNARAEEQGIVVDNLTALRSQVFAPGGTVHDGSGCGWESAAVGVDGQLYPSAALAGLTELATGLESGLKSAWQESPVLQTIRQTTAAGLDSQWRLLLGGGDLDHSYLYGGSFIGDDPYTPLHEQLARWQVVREAAQQSDEGPPRLRLKMGDVLESCGAHGAVALVHSNCLLSLAQSDSRTVVQEFYRDAADETKEDILNPVCYDPSLIDHIPAEYRFRGYGCGSPVLDANLQCGERVVDLGCGRGVECFIAARQVGPQGSAVGIDMLDNMLALAGQGAVAVEERLGYKNLEFHKGFLESLPLMDQTADVVLSNCVMNLSAHKRRAFAEIYRVLKAGGRLVISDVVCEQEPSASLRNDELLRGECIAGALTQKDLVGILEESGFIAIRLIKRFPYRVVQGHPFFSLTFEAFKPNPTEAVTILYRGPFATVITDDGQQLIPGQVTKVDRQVAAAAGDSLFQLDRQGAVTNLELGSSCCALPKETDVVPGVDSQEDRFRSGCMVCGKDIRYLDGEEERRCSYCQEIMSASAVCEQGHFVCDHCHAADALQVIERLALASTETDLLSLFEKIRSHPAIPANGPEYHALVPAVILAVYRNSGGELRDEELIAGLGRGTQLAGGSCAFWGVCGAAAGVGIAFSLILKANPLDGPARQLVQEASQQVLSEISALPLARCCRRDCWLALKKAAKISGTVLSVTLKADALIACDQIEINRECAGAQCPWFPVPE; from the coding sequence ATGACTTTTGACCCCCAAGCCTGGAAGCGCTTTGAACATGATGGCACCCCTATCTATGTGCGTGCTGACCGGCCGAGTTGGTTTGTGCCTAACCGGGCCGGTGATGAGTTGCTGCAACAACTTAAAGAAGGTGTCTGTGACAATGCCGATCCGTTGGCAATGCGTTTTTTACAGCGATTACCTGAAGACTCCGGCCAGCCTTATCCTGGCCGGGCCGTCCTTTTGGGTCGACCGCAGTTGCGGGAACTTTGGTTTCACCTGACCAACAACTGCAACCTGAGTTGCCGGCATTGTATGTTTGCTTCTGCACCGGGAGATGGAGCGCAACTGAGCGCCGACCTGGTGCAGGAACTGGCGACTCAGGCCCTCGATGAAGGTTGCCGGGTCTTTGCCCTGACCGGCGGTGAACCCTTGATGCACCCCGATTTTCGGTCCATCGTTCGGAGTTTGTTGCAGCCCGACAATACTCATGTGGCGCTGCTGACCAACGGTCTTCTGTTACGCCGGTTTCTCGATGATGAAAACTGGGACTTTAACCGGTTGCACCTGCAGATCAGTCTGGACGGTCTGCAGGTCGCTCACGATCGGCTTCGGGGCCCTGACGCCTTTGCCCGGCTGAAAGAGGAGTTGCTGTGGCTCAAAGAACGGAAGATCCCCTTTACTCTTTCCATGTGTGTGACGACTGACAACTTGGCTGATATGTCCGGAGTGATCGATTTTGCCGCTGAAGTCGGTGCGGGCAATGTCCACTTCATGTGGTATTTCATTCGCGGACGGGGTGCTGCTGAAGGCTTTGCCCGGCCTGAAGAGATTTTCCAGCAGCTAGTCAAGGTGAATGCCCGTGCTGAAGAGCAGGGTATCGTTGTCGATAATTTAACCGCCTTGCGCAGTCAGGTGTTTGCTCCCGGAGGCACAGTGCACGACGGAAGCGGTTGTGGTTGGGAGTCTGCGGCTGTGGGTGTCGATGGGCAACTCTATCCTTCGGCGGCCCTGGCCGGTCTAACCGAACTGGCTACTGGGCTTGAGTCGGGGCTGAAATCAGCTTGGCAGGAAAGCCCCGTGTTGCAGACAATTCGCCAAACCACGGCGGCCGGGCTCGATTCTCAATGGCGCTTGCTGCTCGGTGGTGGCGATCTGGATCACAGTTATTTATATGGCGGATCGTTTATCGGTGACGATCCTTACACGCCTCTACATGAGCAGTTGGCCCGTTGGCAGGTCGTTCGCGAAGCTGCCCAACAGAGCGACGAGGGGCCGCCGCGGTTGCGGTTGAAGATGGGGGATGTTCTGGAAAGTTGCGGTGCTCACGGAGCGGTGGCTCTGGTCCATTCCAACTGCCTGTTGTCTCTAGCTCAGTCGGACAGTCGGACCGTGGTGCAGGAATTTTATCGCGACGCCGCCGATGAGACCAAAGAGGATATTCTCAACCCGGTTTGTTACGATCCGTCTCTTATCGATCATATCCCCGCTGAATATCGTTTCCGTGGCTATGGTTGCGGTAGTCCGGTGCTCGATGCGAACCTGCAGTGCGGTGAAAGGGTGGTCGACCTCGGGTGCGGCCGTGGGGTCGAGTGCTTCATCGCAGCCCGGCAGGTTGGTCCGCAGGGATCGGCCGTCGGAATCGATATGCTCGATAATATGCTGGCTCTGGCGGGGCAGGGGGCCGTTGCTGTGGAGGAGCGCCTCGGCTATAAGAATCTTGAATTTCATAAAGGGTTCCTTGAAAGCCTGCCACTGATGGACCAGACAGCCGATGTGGTGTTATCCAATTGCGTGATGAATCTGTCGGCGCATAAACGCAGGGCCTTTGCCGAGATTTACAGGGTATTGAAAGCAGGCGGTCGTCTGGTGATATCGGATGTTGTCTGCGAACAGGAACCGTCGGCTTCTTTGCGCAATGACGAACTGCTGCGTGGGGAGTGTATCGCCGGGGCCCTGACGCAGAAGGATCTGGTCGGTATTCTCGAAGAGTCCGGGTTTATCGCGATTCGGCTGATCAAACGTTTTCCCTATCGGGTGGTCCAGGGTCACCCTTTCTTTTCCCTGACCTTTGAAGCGTTCAAACCGAATCCGACTGAAGCCGTAACGATTCTCTATCGAGGCCCCTTTGCAACGGTGATCACGGATGATGGGCAACAGCTGATCCCCGGGCAGGTGACGAAAGTCGATCGACAGGTTGCTGCCGCAGCCGGTGACAGTCTCTTTCAGCTTGACAGACAAGGTGCGGTGACCAATCTCGAGCTGGGATCCTCGTGTTGTGCCCTGCCAAAGGAGACTGACGTAGTCCCGGGCGTCGATTCACAGGAAGACCGTTTTCGCTCCGGCTGTATGGTTTGCGGCAAAGATATCCGGTATCTTGACGGAGAAGAAGAACGTCGGTGCAGTTATTGCCAAGAAATAATGTCGGCCAGCGCTGTTTGTGAGCAGGGTCATTTTGTTTGCGATCATTGTCATGCGGCGGATGCTTTGCAGGTGATAGAGCGGTTGGCTTTGGCCAGCACCGAGACCGACCTGCTGAGCCTGTTCGAAAAAATCCGAAGCCATCCAGCCATCCCTGCTAATGGTCCCGAATATCACGCCCTGGTGCCGGCCGTAATCCTGGCTGTTTACCGCAATAGCGGCGGCGAACTAAGAGATGAAGAATTGATTGCCGGGTTGGGAAGAGGGACTCAGCTGGCCGGCGGCAGTTGTGCTTTTTGGGGAGTTTGTGGCGCCGCGGCCGGAGTTGGGATCGCCTTCAGTCTGATACTCAAGGCCAACCCCCTCGATGGCCCGGCTCGGCAGCTGGTGCAGGAGGCCAGCCAGCAGGTACTATCCGAGATTAGTGCTCTGCCGCTGGCTCGCTGTTGTCGTCGGGACTGCTGGCTGGCTTTGAAAAAGGCGGCCAAGATCTCCGGTACGGTGCTGTCCGTTACACTGAAAGCCGATGCCCTTATTGCCTGTGATCAGATAGAAATTAACCGGGAATGTGCAGGTGCCCAGTGTCCCTGGTTCCCCGTTCCCGAATGA
- the tsaA gene encoding tRNA (N6-threonylcarbamoyladenosine(37)-N6)-methyltransferase TrmO, translating to MEIIYQPIGIIHTPFAVRKGTPIQPAAAAGAVGHIEIAECYRAGLKDLDGFSHLILLYHFHLSSGYEMEVTPFLDTQPRGLFSTRAPKRPNAIGLSVVRLTAIHDGILEVADVDMLDGTPLLDIKPYVPQLNPAEVERIGWFSGAVTDLQGRTADERFR from the coding sequence ATGGAGATTATTTATCAACCGATTGGAATAATTCATACCCCCTTTGCTGTACGGAAAGGCACGCCGATTCAACCGGCCGCTGCCGCTGGAGCAGTGGGTCATATTGAGATTGCTGAATGCTACCGGGCGGGTCTTAAAGATCTGGACGGTTTCTCTCACCTGATTCTGCTTTATCATTTTCATCTGTCCAGCGGTTACGAGATGGAAGTAACCCCCTTTCTCGACACCCAGCCTCGGGGCTTGTTTTCCACCAGGGCACCAAAGCGGCCTAATGCTATCGGTTTGTCGGTGGTGAGATTGACGGCTATCCATGACGGGATATTGGAGGTGGCGGATGTCGACATGCTCGACGGTACGCCGTTACTCGACATCAAACCCTATGTGCCGCAACTCAATCCGGCGGAGGTGGAACGAATAGGCTGGTTTAGTGGAGCCGTTACCGACTTGCAGGGCCGTACCGCCGATGAACGTTTTCGCTGA